A genomic region of Capra hircus breed San Clemente chromosome 19, ASM170441v1, whole genome shotgun sequence contains the following coding sequences:
- the KLHL10 gene encoding kelch-like protein 10 isoform X1 has translation MEMESAAASTRFHQPHMERKMSAMTCEIFNELRLEGKLCDVVIKVNGFEFNAHKNILCSCSSYFRALFTSGWNNTEKKVYNIPGISPDMMKLIIEYAYTRTVPITPDNVEKLLAAADQFNIMGIVRGCCEFLKSELCLDNCIGICKFTDYYYCPELRQKAYMFILHNFEEMVKVSAEFLELSVTELKDIIEKDELNVKQEDAVFEAILKWISHDPPNRKQHISVLLPKVRLALMHAEYFMNNVKMNDYVKDSEECKPVIINALKAMYDLNMNGPSNSDFTNPLTRPRLPYAILFAIGGWSGGSPTNAIEAYDARADRWVNVTCEEESPRAYHGAAYLKGYVYIIGGFDSVDYFNSVKRFDPVKKTWHQVAPMHSRRCYVSVTVLSNFIYAMGGFDGYVRLNTAERYEPETNQWTLIAPMHEQRSDASATTLYGKVYICGGFNGNECLFTAEVYNAESNQWTVIAPMRSRRSGIGVIAYGEHVYAVGGFDGANRLRSAEAYSPVANTWRTIPTMFNPRSNFGIEVVDDLLFVVGGFNGFTTTFNVECYDEKTDEWYDAHDMSIYRSALSCCVVPGLANVGEYAARRDNFTGLALRDEVKYSASTSTLPV, from the exons ATGGAGATGGAGAGCGCGGCGGCCTCCACACGGTTCCACCAGCCTCACATGGAGAGGAAGATGAGTGCGATGACCTGTGAGATCTTCAACGAGCTTAGGCTAGAGGGCAAGCTCTGCGACGTGGTCATCAAGGTCAATGGCTTTGAGTTCAATGCCCACAAGAACATCCTCTGTAGCTGCAGTTCCTACTTTAG AGCTTTGTTTACAAGTGGCTGGAACAACACTGAAAAGAAGGTATACAACATCCCTGGCATTTCCCCCGACATGATGAAGCTGATTATCGAATATGCATACACCCGGACGGTCCCCATCACACCGGATAACGTGGAGAAACTCTTGGCTGCTGCAGACCAATTTAACATCATGGGTATTGTCAGGGGTTGCTGTGAGTTCCTCAAGTCGGAGCTGTGTTTGGATAACTGTATCggcatctgcaagttcacagacTACTACTACTGCCCTGAGCTGAGGCAGAAGGCCTACATGTTCATCCTGCACAACTTTGAGGAGATGGTGAAAGTCTCGGCAGAGTTTTTAGAGCTCTCAGTCACTGAACTTAAGGATATCATTGAGAAAGATGAGCTCAACGTCAAACAAGAAGACGCTGTATTTGAGGCCATTTTAAAATGGATTTCTCATGACCCCCCAAATAGGAAGCAGCATATTTCAGTTTTGCTTCCCAAG GTTCGCCTGGCCCTAATGCATGCTGAATATTTCATGAACAATGTTAAAATGAATGACTACGTCAAAGACAGTGAGGAATGCAAGCCAGTCATCATTAATGCCCTGAAGGccatgtatgacctaaatatgAATGGACCTTCTAATTCTGATTTCACCAACCCTCTCACCAGGCCCCGCCTGCCCTATGCCATCCTATTTGCAATTGGTGGCTGGAGTGGTGGGAGCCCCACCAATGCCATTGAGGCATATGATGCTCGGGCAGACAGATGGGTGAATGTCACTTGTGAGGAAGAGAGTCCTCGTGCCTACCATGGGGCAGCCTATTTGAAAGGCTATGTTTATATCATTGGGGGGTTCGATAGTGTGGACTATTTCAATAGTGTTAAGCGTTTTGACCCAGTCAAGAAAACCTGGCACCAGGTGGCCCCAATGCACTCCAGGCGTTGCTACGTCAGTGTGACAGTCCTCAGCAATTTTATCTATGCCATGGGAGGCTTTGATGGCTATGTGCGTCTCAACACTGCTGAACGTTATGAGCCAGAGACCAACCAGTGGACACTCATTGCCCCCATGCATGAGCAGAGGAGCGATGCGAGTGCTACAACGCTCTATGGAAAG GTCTACATATGTGGTGGGTTTAATGGGAACGAATGCCTGTTTACAGCAGAAGTGTACAACGCTGAGAGTAATCAGTGGACAGTCATAGCACCCATGAGAAGCAGGAGGAGTGGGATAGGTGTAATTGCTTATGGAGAACACGTATATGCG GTAGGCGGCTTTGACGGAGCTAATCGACTTAGGAGTGCAGAAGCCTACAGCCCAGTGGCTAACACTTGGCGCACGATCCCAACTATGTTTAACCCTCGTAGCAATTTTGGCATCGAGGTGGTAGACGACCTCTTGTTTGTGGTGGGTGGTTTTAACGGCTTTACCACCACCTTTAATGTCGAGTGCTACGACGAGAAGACTGACGAGTGGTACGACGCTCATGACATGAGCATATACCGCAGTGCTCTGAGCTGCTGTGTGGTGCCAGGGCTGGCCAACGTTGGGGAATACGCAGCTAGACGGGACAACTTCACAGGACTAGCACTGCGAGACGAAGTAAAGTACTCTGCCTCGACAAGCACCCTACCTGTATGA
- the KLHL10 gene encoding kelch-like protein 10 isoform X2: MMKLIIEYAYTRTVPITPDNVEKLLAAADQFNIMGIVRGCCEFLKSELCLDNCIGICKFTDYYYCPELRQKAYMFILHNFEEMVKVSAEFLELSVTELKDIIEKDELNVKQEDAVFEAILKWISHDPPNRKQHISVLLPKVRLALMHAEYFMNNVKMNDYVKDSEECKPVIINALKAMYDLNMNGPSNSDFTNPLTRPRLPYAILFAIGGWSGGSPTNAIEAYDARADRWVNVTCEEESPRAYHGAAYLKGYVYIIGGFDSVDYFNSVKRFDPVKKTWHQVAPMHSRRCYVSVTVLSNFIYAMGGFDGYVRLNTAERYEPETNQWTLIAPMHEQRSDASATTLYGKVYICGGFNGNECLFTAEVYNAESNQWTVIAPMRSRRSGIGVIAYGEHVYAVGGFDGANRLRSAEAYSPVANTWRTIPTMFNPRSNFGIEVVDDLLFVVGGFNGFTTTFNVECYDEKTDEWYDAHDMSIYRSALSCCVVPGLANVGEYAARRDNFTGLALRDEVKYSASTSTLPV, translated from the exons ATGATGAAGCTGATTATCGAATATGCATACACCCGGACGGTCCCCATCACACCGGATAACGTGGAGAAACTCTTGGCTGCTGCAGACCAATTTAACATCATGGGTATTGTCAGGGGTTGCTGTGAGTTCCTCAAGTCGGAGCTGTGTTTGGATAACTGTATCggcatctgcaagttcacagacTACTACTACTGCCCTGAGCTGAGGCAGAAGGCCTACATGTTCATCCTGCACAACTTTGAGGAGATGGTGAAAGTCTCGGCAGAGTTTTTAGAGCTCTCAGTCACTGAACTTAAGGATATCATTGAGAAAGATGAGCTCAACGTCAAACAAGAAGACGCTGTATTTGAGGCCATTTTAAAATGGATTTCTCATGACCCCCCAAATAGGAAGCAGCATATTTCAGTTTTGCTTCCCAAG GTTCGCCTGGCCCTAATGCATGCTGAATATTTCATGAACAATGTTAAAATGAATGACTACGTCAAAGACAGTGAGGAATGCAAGCCAGTCATCATTAATGCCCTGAAGGccatgtatgacctaaatatgAATGGACCTTCTAATTCTGATTTCACCAACCCTCTCACCAGGCCCCGCCTGCCCTATGCCATCCTATTTGCAATTGGTGGCTGGAGTGGTGGGAGCCCCACCAATGCCATTGAGGCATATGATGCTCGGGCAGACAGATGGGTGAATGTCACTTGTGAGGAAGAGAGTCCTCGTGCCTACCATGGGGCAGCCTATTTGAAAGGCTATGTTTATATCATTGGGGGGTTCGATAGTGTGGACTATTTCAATAGTGTTAAGCGTTTTGACCCAGTCAAGAAAACCTGGCACCAGGTGGCCCCAATGCACTCCAGGCGTTGCTACGTCAGTGTGACAGTCCTCAGCAATTTTATCTATGCCATGGGAGGCTTTGATGGCTATGTGCGTCTCAACACTGCTGAACGTTATGAGCCAGAGACCAACCAGTGGACACTCATTGCCCCCATGCATGAGCAGAGGAGCGATGCGAGTGCTACAACGCTCTATGGAAAG GTCTACATATGTGGTGGGTTTAATGGGAACGAATGCCTGTTTACAGCAGAAGTGTACAACGCTGAGAGTAATCAGTGGACAGTCATAGCACCCATGAGAAGCAGGAGGAGTGGGATAGGTGTAATTGCTTATGGAGAACACGTATATGCG GTAGGCGGCTTTGACGGAGCTAATCGACTTAGGAGTGCAGAAGCCTACAGCCCAGTGGCTAACACTTGGCGCACGATCCCAACTATGTTTAACCCTCGTAGCAATTTTGGCATCGAGGTGGTAGACGACCTCTTGTTTGTGGTGGGTGGTTTTAACGGCTTTACCACCACCTTTAATGTCGAGTGCTACGACGAGAAGACTGACGAGTGGTACGACGCTCATGACATGAGCATATACCGCAGTGCTCTGAGCTGCTGTGTGGTGCCAGGGCTGGCCAACGTTGGGGAATACGCAGCTAGACGGGACAACTTCACAGGACTAGCACTGCGAGACGAAGTAAAGTACTCTGCCTCGACAAGCACCCTACCTGTATGA
- the NT5C3B gene encoding 7-methylguanosine phosphate-specific 5'-nucleotidase isoform X1 yields the protein MAEEVSTLMKATVLMRQPGRVQEIVGALRKGGGDRLQVISDFDMTLSRFAYNGKRCPSSYNILDNSKIISEECRKELKALLHHYYPIEIDPHRTIKEKLPHMVEWWTKAHDLLCQQKIQKFQIAQVVRESNAMLRDGYKTFFNTLSQNNIPLFIFSAGIGDVLEEMIRQRKVFHPNIHIVSNYMEFDEDGFLKGFKGQLIHTYNKNSSVCENSDYFQQLQGKTNILLLGDSMGDLTMADGVPGVENILKIGFLNDKVEERRERYMDSYDIVLERDETLDVVNGLLQHILQQGDWTEMQGS from the exons ATGGCGGAGGAG GTGAGCACCCTGATGAAGGCCACGGTCCTGATGCGGCAGCCTGGACGGGTGCAGGAGATCGTGGGCGCCCTCCGCAAGGGCGGGGGAGACCGCTTACAG GTCATTTCTGATTTTGACATGACCTTGAGCAGGTTTGCATATAATGGAAAGCGATGCCCTTCTTCTTACA ACATTCTGGATAACAGCAAGATCATCAGTGAGGAGTGCCGGAAAGAG CTCAAAGCGCTTCTTCACCATTATTACCCAATTGAGATTGACCCACACCGGACCATCAAAGAGAAGTTACCCCACATGGTAGAATG GTGGACCAAAGCACATGACCTCCTGTGTCAACAGAAGATTCAGAAGTTTCAGATAGCCCAGGTGGTAAGAGAGTCCAACGCAATGCTCAG GGATGGATACAAGACATTCTTCAACACCCTCTCGCAGAACAACATTccccttttcatcttttctgcGGGCATTGGAGATGTCCTGGAAGAGATGATCCGGCAGAGGAAAGTGTTCCACCCCAACATCCACATCGTGTCTAACTACATGGAGTTTGATGAAGAT GGCTTCCTAAAGGGATTCAAGGGTCAGCTCATCCACACCTACAACAAGAACAGCTCTGTGTGCGAGAACTCTGATTACTTCCAGCAGCTTCAGGGCAAAACCAACATCCTCCTGCTGGGAGACTCCATGGGGGACCTCACTATGGCTGATGGGGTTCCTGGCGTGGAGAACATTCTCAAGATTGGCTTCCTAAATGACAAG GTGGAGGAGCGGCGGGAGCGCTACATGGACTCATATGACATCGTGCTGGAGAGGGACGAGACGCTGGACGTGGTCAATGGGCTGCTGCAGCACATCCTGCAGCAGGGTGACTGGACAGAGATGCAGGGCTCCTGA
- the NT5C3B gene encoding 7-methylguanosine phosphate-specific 5'-nucleotidase isoform X2, giving the protein MAEEVSTLMKATVLMRQPGRVQEIVGALRKGGGDRLQVISDFDMTLSRFAYNGKRCPSSYNILDNSKIISEECRKELKALLHHYYPIEIDPHRTIKEKLPHMVEWDGYKTFFNTLSQNNIPLFIFSAGIGDVLEEMIRQRKVFHPNIHIVSNYMEFDEDGFLKGFKGQLIHTYNKNSSVCENSDYFQQLQGKTNILLLGDSMGDLTMADGVPGVENILKIGFLNDKVEERRERYMDSYDIVLERDETLDVVNGLLQHILQQGDWTEMQGS; this is encoded by the exons ATGGCGGAGGAG GTGAGCACCCTGATGAAGGCCACGGTCCTGATGCGGCAGCCTGGACGGGTGCAGGAGATCGTGGGCGCCCTCCGCAAGGGCGGGGGAGACCGCTTACAG GTCATTTCTGATTTTGACATGACCTTGAGCAGGTTTGCATATAATGGAAAGCGATGCCCTTCTTCTTACA ACATTCTGGATAACAGCAAGATCATCAGTGAGGAGTGCCGGAAAGAG CTCAAAGCGCTTCTTCACCATTATTACCCAATTGAGATTGACCCACACCGGACCATCAAAGAGAAGTTACCCCACATGGTAGAATG GGATGGATACAAGACATTCTTCAACACCCTCTCGCAGAACAACATTccccttttcatcttttctgcGGGCATTGGAGATGTCCTGGAAGAGATGATCCGGCAGAGGAAAGTGTTCCACCCCAACATCCACATCGTGTCTAACTACATGGAGTTTGATGAAGAT GGCTTCCTAAAGGGATTCAAGGGTCAGCTCATCCACACCTACAACAAGAACAGCTCTGTGTGCGAGAACTCTGATTACTTCCAGCAGCTTCAGGGCAAAACCAACATCCTCCTGCTGGGAGACTCCATGGGGGACCTCACTATGGCTGATGGGGTTCCTGGCGTGGAGAACATTCTCAAGATTGGCTTCCTAAATGACAAG GTGGAGGAGCGGCGGGAGCGCTACATGGACTCATATGACATCGTGCTGGAGAGGGACGAGACGCTGGACGTGGTCAATGGGCTGCTGCAGCACATCCTGCAGCAGGGTGACTGGACAGAGATGCAGGGCTCCTGA